DNA sequence from the Vicia villosa cultivar HV-30 ecotype Madison, WI linkage group LG3, Vvil1.0, whole genome shotgun sequence genome:
GTAGTCCAACTGATTGCCTACATGTTGAAAATGTTCAACTATATATGTGGTTTCGTCATAGCTCTATAGCTTGTGAGGATTCTCTAATAACGTCAGAATTGAGCTATTGAGGATGCAATCAAATATGAGGTTTTTTTCCACACTGAAAATAGAGCATTTTCATCCCATCTTTATTGTCTTCTAGGATGTCGTGTAGATGAATGATGAGGACGGTGAACATCAGGGGAGTATGATTATCGTTCATCCCTTTACGATTAGGTGGAGGAGTCGCATGTCTCCAATACCAACCAGGAGTTGGCGGCCTCGGGGCCTTTCCTTGTGGTGTTGTTGTCTCAGGTACAACAACTTGATTTTCCTATGATACCGCCTATCACATAGTGTTATTCCCGAGCGTAACATGTTGCAGGTTCTCTTCAATTATGAATAGCTTATTTGTTCACAATTGTGAATTTCATTGTTTACACTAGGTTATAAACGTTGCTCACCAGGTCGGTAGCTCCCTGTACTTCAAGGTTGGCCTGTAATAGCTGAAGGCCTGAGAGCATTTCTTATCCAAATATCATAGGTAGTGGAAGATACCGATGCATGTGATGATTCGCCTTGGTAAAATTTTGTGTACATCTGCATAATGGGAGAGTCTGGAATGCTCCCTGACTAACTCTCGATGGAGCAGGATCCTGTCGCGTAGGGTTAGAGTGGGACGCTACCGAAAGTGGATTGTCATCTACTTAAGAAGGAGGAAGAGGCGAAACTCTAACATTTTAAGTGGCTACAAGAGTAGTTTTTCGTTGAACGACAAATCAAGTGGCTTTGGTTGCCACCATGCTTAATGAATATGATGATGGATATGTTGAAAAAAGAGGTTGAAACTTTAAGGTAGAAGATCAAGAAACAGAGGTATGGACCTTTTAGGAAAGAAGATCTAAATCTCTAGATGAAAACAAATTTGAATGTGGAAATTCGTTGAAATCGGATGTCGTTTTTACAGACGGCGTCATTATTCCGTGATGGAACTAGAATGTTGGATGAACGATGAAATGAAGTGTTGGTGCGTTGGAAAGAGGAATGACCTACAAGGTTAGCACTGCAACACAAAAGCTAGTGAGAGAATGAGAAGTAATTTGAATCTGAAAAATGTATTTGAATACCTAAAATGACACACACTCTTCTTTTTATATAGTAAGAGCAGTTAAAAGTAACCGTTCGTGTGAGGTGAGACACTTTGTGTGAGTAGCCGTTGAATCTAATCAGACGGTGATAGACGTGTCTGAAGGACAAAATTATTTGTTCTCAGATAAACGAAAGATCACCTGCTCTACACGTTTTACCTCTTGGTAGTGCATTTGGGCCTTTCGCTTTAGCCTTGCAAACATCCCAAAACAacatttaattcaatttaaaggTTCTGCTCTTGGCCAATTGAGTTTGGATCACTATTTTTTCTTTGGCATTAAACACTTGCattctatttttcttcatttggtTACCCCTTTGCAAGTTTGTCCCACACTCAACATATTATTTTTCATCAATGGCAGGATTAAATGGAAACGACATCATGAAAGATAATATGAGAAGAAAGAAAACTGAATTGCATTCATCATTATTTTCATTCACTTGAGATAGTTTGTACACAAGGTAGAATACACCAGTAAAATTTAAACTGTTGTTACATGAAACATCTTCATATTCCTCTACTCTACTAGTCACCATCTTACTCAGTTTAAGCTAAATTTTACAGAATATTATTGATCACTACTAGATACATACACATAagacatgaaaataaaataaaaactttgttcgaaaaagaaaagaaactcgAAAACAAAACCCAACCGGCAATTATTCTGGTATAATATATAATGCATGCTAACATTATACTCATCACTCATCATGCAACTTCTTGGCTTGTTCCTTTTTTCCTAGAAAAAATGCCTCCAATGAGTGGAATcaatgacttcttcttcttcttcctaagAGAAGGGTGCCTTTCCAATTTTTCAACACCCTGACTTTGTGGCAACATAACATGAGAAACAGACGGTGGATTTGCGAATGTCACGTACCGTTTCTTTTGAAACTCCATCATTAATTCGTCGTCGAATCTTGAACTTTTCACTTCAAACGTGTTCAAATTCTCCACGAACTTCACGTCCTCGGTTTCTGATGGTTCCACTTGATGTTTTTCGGTTTCTCGTTGCTTCAAATGTTCGAGCTCTTGCTTCGTGCGTTCGAGTTCTTCTTGGAGAGATGACATACAATGCGCCATTAACATGCTTTCTTCTTTTGCTTTCTCTAGATTCTCTCGCGTCTCTTCTAGCTCGGCTGCAACGGTTTCAATCCTCGAAGATTGATCAGCCTCATTTTCATTTGCTCCAACATGTATCTATAGATTATAAAATATTGAACGGTAAAAAGGAGTGATTTGGTTCATAAAAGTAAATGATGCATAAAACTTTGAAACAATGACACAAATACTAACGAAACACTGATAATaacttgaaaaaataaataaactgaaAGTAATCACGTGTGTCACTGTCTGGCACTGATACATATCAGACACCAGACGCACGTTTGTTCAGAGATGACAGTGTTCTATAGAGGTATGGAACCAACCAACCTGATGTTTGAGTTTGGTTACATTTGCGTAGAGCTCTCCGGCCAAAACTTTATCTCCGAATAACGAGACAGCCTCTTTGACAGACCTAAACGGTGCTCTTGTGTCAATCTCTGTGTTTCTTGAAAGCTTCTTATTCATGTTTATTAATGATGGAGAATGAGATAGTTAAGTTAGGTTGGTTATAAGTAGAAGTAAGTAAGTACTAGAAAGAGAGAAAGGAGACAATTGGCATAATATATGGTATCAAGATTGGAACCTTCTTTTCTTGGCGTCCACTTCACTTGCAACAATtctgttatgtttttttttttttaagcggTGGGTAAATGGTCCAAGGTTTGTTTATATTTAACAGAAATTGAACAAGACTCTTCACCCAACATATAGAGGACTTGTTGTCTTAGACAAGCATTTTGAAAGGGAGAAGCTAGCTCAATATATAATATGCAATTCTTTTTATATTCCTTTGTTAACAAGGTTGAATATTCATACATCACTCATCTTGCTAAATTACCAAGCAATCTAATCTATTCTGCCTTTATTCTTAATTACTCACAATTTTCAAAGGAAACCTTAACTCTAGCTTATTAAatctttatataattaaatttgttCAGCATAAAGTGGCATGGAGAAATTGAAATTT
Encoded proteins:
- the LOC131654889 gene encoding WEB family protein At1g75720-like produces the protein MNKKLSRNTEIDTRAPFRSVKEAVSLFGDKVLAGELYANVTKLKHQIHVGANENEADQSSRIETVAAELEETRENLEKAKEESMLMAHCMSSLQEELERTKQELEHLKQRETEKHQVEPSETEDVKFVENLNTFEVKSSRFDDELMMEFQKKRYVTFANPPSVSHVMLPQSQGVEKLERHPSLRKKKKKSLIPLIGGIFSRKKGTSQEVA